In a genomic window of Punica granatum isolate Tunisia-2019 chromosome 6, ASM765513v2, whole genome shotgun sequence:
- the LOC116210332 gene encoding aspartyl protease family protein At5g10770-like yields the protein MAMLSVFFSLLFILFFSYQPLIKLCVSGGKLVQDTQFQHVHSLDSLLPMPTCQSTTRPGIGRKYGAALIPSRGPCSPFPWGRDLSRGHSIGKSLAGTNPQKKPTRGGRGGSQVPIMRDGYQYLVQVRIGNPPHPLTLIMDTGSGITWTQCIPCPHDVLCQYYNQTNPFFKTTGSSTFSFKPNLHPYNIKYFDGSQSRGPMAQDTLIIGSPQAYHIPNFTFGCGQYSEGYFGTADGIFGLGAEGENAFLSQTSSTLGQTLCFCIPPTSSSIGHLFLGDDARTNCQTEGSSSTLLINDKKYIVNLYGITVGSQTINIANLDPSYPNQTLIDSGTAITRLPRLVYQKLRSAFREYMSKYPVIASSHDDDIMDTCYNLKDYTTVALPKIVLHFDRANVTLDPAGVVSLESKSRICLAFAENKFPDHEFNIMGSVQMRKLNVLFDVNARKVRFGRGSCG from the exons ATGGCCATGCTCTCagtcttcttctctctcctctttatcctcttcttctcttacCAACCATTGATAAAGCTGTGTGTTTCAGGAGGTAAATTGGTACAGGATACTCAGTTCCAGCACGTTCATTCGTTGGACTCTCTCTTGCCTATGCCTACTTGTCAGAGTACAACTCGCCCAG GTATTGGACGAAAATATGGAGCGGCGCTTATTCCCTCGCGCGGACCTTGCTCTCCATTCCCCTGGGGGCGAGATCTATCCCGAGGTCACTCCATCGGCAAATCACTGGCTGGGACAAACCCCCAGAAGAAACCTACGAGGGGTGGACGGGGAGGCTCCCAGGTACCCATTATGCGTGACGGCTATCAGTACCTGGTCCAAGTCAGGATTGGAAATCCGCCACACCCTCTGACCCTGATCATGGATACAGGCAGCGGCATAACTTGGACACAGTGCATACCCTGCCCTCACGACGTTCTTTGCCAATACTATAACCAAACCAATCCCTTCTTCAAGACCACAGGGTCCTCCACGTTTTCCTTCAAACCAAACCTTCACCCGTACAATATCAAATACTTCGACGGGTCACAATCCAGAGGACCCATGGCACAGGACACCCTCATCATCGGCTCCCCCCAAGCCTACCATATCCCAAACTTCACCTTTGGTTGTGGCCAATACAGCGAAGGATATTTTGGTACGGCGGATGGTATTTTTGGCCTTGGAGCTGAAGGGGAAAACGCCTTCCTTTCACAGACTTCATCAACTTTGGGACAAACTCTCTGTTTTTGTATCCCACCCACGAGTAGTTCCATCGGTCACCTTTTCCTTGGAGATGATGCACGGACAAATTGCCAGACTGAAGGTTCGAGTTCCACCCTTCTCATCAAcgacaaaaaatatattgtcaACCTCTATGGCATCACAGTCGGAAGTCAAACAATAAATATTGCAAACTTAGATCCATCTTATCCTAATCAGACGCTAATTGACTCTGGAACTGCCATAACCCGACTCCCACGACTGGTCTACCAGAAACTTCGGTCCGCGTTCCGGGAATACATGTCCAAGTACCCCGTTATTGCATCATCTCATGATGATGATATAATGGACACATGCTACAACCTGAAGGATTACACAACTGTGGCCCTACCAAAGATTGTTCTGCACTTTGATCGGGCGAATGTTACTCTAGATCCTGCAGGAGTCGTCTCACTGGAGAGCAAATCCCGTATTTGCCTGGCTTTTGCTGAAAACAAGTTCCCCGACCATGAGTTTAACATAATGGGCAGCGTGCAGATGAGGAAACTCAACGTGCTTTTTGACGTAAACGCCAGAAAGGTTCGCTTTGGCAGAGGCAGTTGTGGCTAG
- the LOC116211594 gene encoding uncharacterized protein LOC116211594, whose amino-acid sequence MVMAIPSKLLSLAILCFLLILDCQLLLPSRAARMHHQHPPGHGNNEIGVRGHNPKSDGSHVSRTPTTSHSPNTPTPTTSRPSSRYISYGALKRTRRKNSPGSPPPPHQDPLDAYHFNCTVCKEKLKP is encoded by the exons ATGGTGATGGCGATCCCCAGCAAGCTTCTCTCCCTTGCCATTTTGTGCTTCCTTTTAATCCTGGATTGTCAGTTGCTCTTACCGTCTCGAGCTGCCCGGATGCATCACCAGCATCCTCCTGGTCATG GTAATAATGAGATTGGAGTCCGAGGACACAACCCAAAGTCTGATGGTTCCCATGTCAGCAGAACTCCGACCACGTCCCATTCCCCAAATACTCCAACTCCGACGACGTCCCGCCCTTCCAGCAGATACATATCCTATGGTGCACTAAAACGCACCCGAAGGAAGAACTCCCCTGGGTCCCCTCCTCCGCCGCACCAAGATCCTCTGGATGCGTATCATTTCAATTGTACAGTTTGTAAGGAAAAGTTGAAGCCCTAG